One stretch of Ailuropoda melanoleuca isolate Jingjing chromosome 20, ASM200744v2, whole genome shotgun sequence DNA includes these proteins:
- the MRPL52 gene encoding 39S ribosomal protein L52, mitochondrial gives MAASDFPCSVARGHRGHAHFRLRDLTMAALGTLLLGVRRLHSSVAARAGSQWRLQQGLAANPSGYGPLTELPDWSYADGRPAPPMKGQLRRKAQREKFARRVVLLSQEMDAGLQAWQLRQQEKLQEEERKQKNALKPKGALLQNPRPSQ, from the exons ATGGCGGCTTCCGACTTCCCCTGCAGCGTCGCGCGTGGCCACAGAGGTCACGCCCACTTCCGGCTCCGCGACCTCACTATGGCTGCTTTAGGTACTCTGCTTTTGG GTGTCCGGAGGCTGCACAGCAGCGTGGCGGCTCGGGCGGGCAGCCAGTGGCGACTCCA GCAGGGCCTGGCTGCCAACCCCTCCGGCTACGGGCCCCTTACGGAGCTCCCAGACTGGTCTTACGCGG ATGGCCGCCCCGCACCTCCAATGAAAGGCCAGCTTCGAAGAAAAGCCCAAAGGGAGAAGTTTGCA AGACGAGTTGTACTGCTGTCACAGGAAATGGATGCTGGATTACAGGCATGGCAGCTTAGGCAGCAGGAGAAGttgcaggaagaagaaaggaagcagaaaaatgcTCTTAAACCCAAAGGGGCTCTACTGCAGAACCCACGACCAAGTCAATAA